Sequence from the Clostridium botulinum genome:
AATATAGTATCCACACCTTTTTAAAACCTATTATTCTTAAATTATATTTTTACTTAAATAACATATGTACTTAAAAATCATGAAATTTTATTATAGTAATCTTGTTCCTTCTTTATCTTGAGCTATTAACTTTTGTTTCATTAATCCACCAAGTGCTATTTTAAAGTAATTTTTACTAGTATTAAATGTTCTTTTTATATCTTCTGGTGAAGATTTATCATTAAATGGCATAAAGCCTCCATTTTCTCTTAAATATTGAAGTATATCTTTTGATAATACGTCTCTTTCATTTAACCTTGTTTTTCTTGTTGTAATACCAATTACTCCATCTTCATATATTCTCTTAACTCTTGCATTTACTGCTTGACCTGGATATAAATAGTCAAAATGCTCATTCCCTAATAGTATTCCTTTGAATTTTCTATTTATTGCAACTTTTAAAGTTCCATTATAACCACTTTCATACACTATTGCTTCTACTTCATCTGAAGTTTTAAATTCTTCAGGTGATGCAAATTCTAAATAGTTATCAACTCTAGTTGTAAGAGCTATTCTATCCGTTTTATCTAAGTACATATAAAATAAATACTTTTCTCCTGTTTTTAATTTATATATTTGTTCTTTAATTGGTACGAATGCATCTCTTTCAAGACCAAAATCTGCAAATGCTCCTATACCACTTTGACCAACTACTTCTAAGTAGCCTACTTTTCCAACTGTTAAACTTGGAGTTTTTAATGTTGATATCACTCTATCTTTTGAATCTCTATAAACAAAAGCTTCTACTTTATCGCCAACTTCTATTTTCTTTTCATTTAAAGATGAATTAGGTAATAATACCTCTTCACCCATCTCATTTTCTAAATAATATCCAAAATCAACTTTTTTACTTACCTTAAAATTATTATATTCACCTATTAGTATCATATTTCCTCCAATTTATTACCTTATTAATTACTGTCTGCCATTTTCTTAGCTAAATTAACATAAGTTAAAGAACTTTCTTTGTTAGCTTGAATTTCTTCCTGTGTTAATTTTCTTATAACTTTTGCAGGATTTCCAAGTATTAATGATCCATCTTCAAATTCCTTATTTTGAGTTATTAAGCTTCCAGCAGCAACAATAGAATTTTTACTTATTTTAGCTCCATTTAATATTATAGCTCCCATACCAATGAGTACATTATCACCTATTGCACATCCATGAATGATAGCACCATGACCAATAGTAACACCATTTCCTACAATCACATTATTATCTCCATCTCCATGAATAACAACATTTTCTTGTATATTAGTTTCGCTACCTATAGATATTGATTGTTCATCACCTCTAAGTACAGCGCCAAACCATATATTAGAATTTTCTTTAATAACGACATCTCCAATAATAACAGATGTTTCAGATATGTAAACACTTTCTGATATATTAGGACTATTATTTAAAAAATTCTTTACCATTATTTTTCCCACTTTCTTCTTTTTTATAATTAAATCCAGCTAAGATACCTAAACTTATTTTATCATTACATTTAGTTATTGTCATTATTTTACCGCAGAAGATATATTATATACTGTAAGCAATTTTATAGGTAGGATAATGTGATCAAGAAAAAAACACAAATTAACTTTAAAAACTTAAAATTTTACTATGGCATTCCTCATGCTCACTGTGGTTTCTCTACGGGACGAGGTACACCAACTGAAGCATTTGATTATGCTCGACATAACGGATTGGATTTTTTAATTTTAACAGACCACAATAATTATCTTATTAAATCTGTTAGAATGAATGGAAATGAATTAAGTAAATGGGAAGCTTTAAAATACTTAAGAACAAAATATAGAAAAAAACATGATAACTTCCTACCAGTAATAGGATTTGAAAGCAAAACTAGTGGATTTGGAGATATAAATATAATAAATTCTAATAGATTTTTTACTGGTATAGTTAGTAATCTTAAATTATTAATATTATGGATGTTTAATAATCCAAACGCTTTTATAACCCTTAATCATCCTCATAAAAACATAAATTACTTAGAATATAGCCCACTATTAAATAAACTAATAACATCTATTGAAGTTGGTAATGGTTCTGCTCCAAATAAATATTCTAGATATGATAAGTATTATTACAATTTATTAGATAAGGGCTGGCAACTTGGTGCTATAAACTCACAAGATAATCATAGAATGAATTTTGGTGATGATGAAAATTTAACATGCATAATTTCTAATGAACTTACTTTAGACTCCTTAATAACTGCATTTAGAAGTCGACATACGTATTCAACTGAATCTAAATCTTTAGTTATGTACTTTACTATAAATAATGCCTTTATGGGTGAAACTATCCCCTTAGATGATAACGAACTGGAATTTTATATATTCATTCAAGATAACAACTATAAAATTAAGGAGATAGATATAATTTCTTTTTCAGGTACTGTAATAAAAAAAATACCTGATTTAAATTTAAATCGTATAAAGTATATTTATAGGCATAAGGCTGAAACTAATGAAAAATGGTATGTTATAAAAACTATATTAGAAAATGGAAAAGTAGGAATAAGCTCTCCTATTTTTCGAGTTTAACTTAAAAATCCTTTTTTTAATGAACATGAATTTAAGTTTATAAAAAAGGTTCTGTTTTAATAAAGTGTTGATATATAATAAGCACATATTTAAAGCAAAACCACAAAAATTTCTAAGGTGGTGTTTTGCCCCCTTAGAAATTTTTAAGTTTAATTTGCCTTTTGTTTAATTTCTAATTAATATATTAAAATGTTATATTTATTTTTACATTAGACCCTGTTTTAAATATGTGTTGATATATACAAAGCTTTATATTAAAAGGAGCCATAGCACTAATCAAAATGTCTTTAGTTATAAAAAACATTTTATAGTGTAACAGCTCCTTTTTAAATTCAGATTAAACGTATAAAGTCTGAATTTAGTTTATTTTCCATTATTTTTATGTTTTACTCTATTAGGTTTAGCTTTTGGTTTTATAACAATTTTCTTTTCTGACTTCTTAGGTCCACCTGTTTGAAGTATATCCATAAACCATAAGAAAAATAATACAGATAAAACTGATAATAACATTTGTACTGGAACTACTCTTTGTGTAGTTGTCAAAAACATTTGAATTAAAAATAATGCAATTGCTACTGCAAGAGGCACCCACTTATTAACTCTTACTTTTTTAAATATATATTTTCTACAAAGCCAATAAAGTAAAAGTGTAAACGCTAAAACTCCTATAAAAGTAAGGATTGTCATTAATATATGCATCTGTCATTCCTCCTTAAATTTGTATATTAAATAGTTTATTAGATATTATGTATATAATCAAGCTTTACTAGCATTTTTTTATTTTTTTGAAAACTTTATTTTAATACAAATTATTACTTTAATAAAAATTTTGAAAATAATTAATAAATTTATTGTTTTTTACTTTAATAATCCTCTAATATTTGATAAAATAAAATTTAGATTTTATGATTATTAAGAGGTGATAATATGAAACTAGTTGCAAATGCACATTTAGATGAATTAGATTTACAAATTTTAGATTTATTAATAAAAGATTGTCGAACTCCATATTTAGAAATAGCAAGAATATGTCATGTTAGTGGCGGAACAATTCATGTAAGAATGAAAAAAATGGAAGATCTAGGTATAATTAGAGGTACTAGAATTCTTCTAAATCTACCTAAATTAGGTTATGATGTTTGTTGTTTTGTTGGAATATATGTAGATAAAGCATCGTGCTTTACTTCTGTATTTGAAGAAATGGCTAAAATAAAAGAAGTTGTTGAACTTCATTTGACTACTGGTAACTATTCAATGTTTGCTAAAGTAGTTTGTACTAATATTTCTGATTTACAAGATCTTTTACTTAATAAGATTAATAATATAGATGGAATTTCAAGAACTGATACATTTATATCATTATCACAACCAATAGACAGGAACATATCTTTATAATTATTGTAATTTTAAAGTAATAAAAATATACTTTTTAGTAAATACTATTATTAAAAGAATTACTAGGAGTGTGATTTTATGAAAACATTAGATTACATTGCACTTATTTTAGTTATTATAGGTGCCGTTAATTGGGGTTTGATTGGATTTTTTCAAATAAATATAGTAGCAATACTATTCGGATATTCTACAATTTTTAGCAGAATAATTTATTCTTTAGTTGGAATAGCTGGAGTATACTCACTTTCTTTTTTCATAAAAGAAAGAGCCATGGCATAAACTGATTTTAAGCATCATTTCTTTCTTGAAATTGATGCTTAATTTTTATATTTATTTAAGAAAAATTAATGTAAAATTAATCTTTTTATAGTATATAATATTTGATTTTTATACTATAATTTAAATATTACGTTAGGAGGTATTATGCATATATTAAATAGTTTTAACCTATATGATTTAGTTTACTTTTTTATGATATATTCTTTTTTAGGATGGTGTGTTGAAGTAATCTATGCATATAAAAATAATAATTACTTTATAAATAGAGGATTTTTATATGGTCCTTTTTGTCCTATCTATGGTTTTGGAATTGTTTTTATGTTAGTTTCATTACATAAGTTCACAGATAATTTATTATTATTATTTATTTTTGCAACATTGTTAACATCACTTATAGAGTATATAACTGGTTTTATTTTAGAAAAAGTTTTTAAATCTAAGTGGTGGGATTATACTGACGATGCCTTTAATCTTCATGGCAGAATCTGTCTTGAGTTTTCATTATTATGGGGAGCAGCTTCTGTAGTAGTTATTAAGGTACTTCACCCTATGATTAAATATTTAATTGATAAATTACCTATGGCTATTGAAACATATATTTTTTACATTATAGTAATTTATTTTTTAATTGATTTTATTCTTACAATTAACTCTTTGGTTGATTTTAAAAATCTTTTAATTAAACTTCAAACAGATAAAAGTGGTTTATTCGAAAGATGTATTGAATTTATAGCTATTACAAAAAAGACTGCTAGTGATAAGTCAAAAGGTTTAGAAGCTAAATTTTCAAAATTTATGCTAAAATTAAATCACATAAGATTAATTAAATCATTCCCTAATGTTTCTTCAAAATCATTTGA
This genomic interval carries:
- a CDS encoding putative ABC transporter permease — encoded protein: MHILNSFNLYDLVYFFMIYSFLGWCVEVIYAYKNNNYFINRGFLYGPFCPIYGFGIVFMLVSLHKFTDNLLLLFIFATLLTSLIEYITGFILEKVFKSKWWDYTDDAFNLHGRICLEFSLLWGAASVVVIKVLHPMIKYLIDKLPMAIETYIFYIIVIYFLIDFILTINSLVDFKNLLIKLQTDKSGLFERCIEFIAITKKTASDKSKGLEAKFSKFMLKLNHIRLIKSFPNVSSKSFDSILKPLKEKILKKD
- a CDS encoding CvfB family protein encodes the protein MILIGEYNNFKVSKKVDFGYYLENEMGEEVLLPNSSLNEKKIEVGDKVEAFVYRDSKDRVISTLKTPSLTVGKVGYLEVVGQSGIGAFADFGLERDAFVPIKEQIYKLKTGEKYLFYMYLDKTDRIALTTRVDNYLEFASPEEFKTSDEVEAIVYESGYNGTLKVAINRKFKGILLGNEHFDYLYPGQAVNARVKRIYEDGVIGITTRKTRLNERDVLSKDILQYLRENGGFMPFNDKSSPEDIKRTFNTSKNYFKIALGGLMKQKLIAQDKEGTRLL
- a CDS encoding DUF378 domain-containing protein, encoding MKTLDYIALILVIIGAVNWGLIGFFQINIVAILFGYSTIFSRIIYSLVGIAGVYSLSFFIKERAMA
- a CDS encoding gamma carbonic anhydrase family protein, yielding MVKNFLNNSPNISESVYISETSVIIGDVVIKENSNIWFGAVLRGDEQSISIGSETNIQENVVIHGDGDNNVIVGNGVTIGHGAIIHGCAIGDNVLIGMGAIILNGAKISKNSIVAAGSLITQNKEFEDGSLILGNPAKVIRKLTQEEIQANKESSLTYVNLAKKMADSN
- a CDS encoding Lrp/AsnC ligand binding domain-containing protein, translated to MKLVANAHLDELDLQILDLLIKDCRTPYLEIARICHVSGGTIHVRMKKMEDLGIIRGTRILLNLPKLGYDVCCFVGIYVDKASCFTSVFEEMAKIKEVVELHLTTGNYSMFAKVVCTNISDLQDLLLNKINNIDGISRTDTFISLSQPIDRNISL